One region of Streptomyces sp. NBC_00442 genomic DNA includes:
- a CDS encoding alpha/beta fold hydrolase: MSRAGAGAVRRGVYAPPAPDRVLTAHSADGTPLHVEVHGPDGAPAVVLAHGWTCSTAFWAAQIRELAGQCRVIAYDQRGHGRTAAADVCSTEALADDLEAVLRATLAPGERAVLAGHSMGGMTLMAAAGRPALREHAAAVLLCSTGASRLVAESRVVPIRAGRVRTGLTRRILGSGAPLGPVTPLAKKVLRYATMGPGASPDKVEACARIVHACPRRVRKAWSYVLEELEVDARVRELTLPAVVVAGSADRLTPPVHARRIAAALPDCRSLDVLTGVGHMTPIEAPDIITEKIRALVAEFLAAPAAGTNAVDAEERAV; encoded by the coding sequence GTGAGCCGGGCCGGGGCCGGGGCCGTGCGGCGCGGGGTGTACGCGCCGCCCGCGCCCGACCGCGTGCTGACCGCCCACTCCGCCGACGGCACCCCGCTCCACGTCGAGGTGCACGGACCCGACGGCGCGCCCGCCGTCGTCCTCGCGCACGGCTGGACGTGCTCGACCGCGTTCTGGGCCGCGCAGATCCGGGAGCTCGCCGGTCAGTGCCGGGTCATCGCCTATGACCAGCGCGGCCACGGGCGTACCGCCGCGGCCGACGTCTGCTCCACCGAGGCGCTCGCCGACGACCTCGAAGCGGTGCTCCGCGCGACGCTCGCGCCGGGTGAGCGGGCGGTGCTCGCCGGGCACTCCATGGGCGGCATGACGCTCATGGCCGCCGCCGGCCGCCCGGCCCTGCGCGAGCACGCGGCCGCCGTCCTGCTGTGCAGCACCGGGGCGTCGCGCCTGGTGGCCGAGTCGCGGGTGGTGCCGATACGGGCCGGGCGGGTGCGCACCGGGCTCACCCGGCGGATCCTCGGATCCGGGGCGCCGCTCGGTCCGGTCACGCCGCTCGCCAAGAAGGTCCTGCGGTACGCCACGATGGGGCCCGGGGCGTCCCCGGACAAGGTCGAGGCGTGCGCCAGGATCGTGCACGCCTGCCCGCGCCGGGTGCGCAAGGCCTGGTCGTACGTCCTGGAGGAACTCGAAGTGGACGCACGGGTAAGGGAGTTGACGCTCCCCGCTGTCGTGGTGGCCGGCAGTGCGGACCGGCTCACGCCGCCCGTGCACGCCCGGCGGATCGCGGCCGCGCTGCCCGACTGCCGCTCGCTCGACGTGCTTACCGGTGTCGGGCACATGACGCCCATCGAGGCGCCCGACATCATCACCGAGAAGATCCGCGCGCTGGTGGCCGAGTTCCTCGCCGCACCGGCCGCCGGAACCAATGCCGTTGACGCCGAGGAGCGTGCCGTATGA
- a CDS encoding SDR family oxidoreductase, whose amino-acid sequence MSRVGLEGQVAVVTGAARGVGELLARKLSARGAKVALVGLEPDELKRVAARLHTEAESWYADVTDHVAMARVADEVKERFGKVDIVVANAGVASGGPFVDSDPDAWRRVIEVNLIGGAVTARAFLPVLMESRGYFLQIASLAAITPAPMMTAYCASKSGVEAFAHSLRAEVGYKGVRVGVGYLSWTDTDMVRGADQDDVMRELRSRLPWPSNRTYPLGPAVDRIVAGIERRSSHVYAQWWLRGMQSVRGYLPGVIGAVGAREMRRFEPRLGSVSRGLVGAGGSADEQARQSRL is encoded by the coding sequence ATGAGCAGGGTCGGTCTTGAAGGACAGGTCGCGGTCGTCACGGGCGCGGCCCGGGGCGTCGGCGAACTCCTCGCACGCAAGCTGTCCGCGCGCGGGGCGAAGGTGGCGCTCGTCGGGCTCGAACCCGACGAGCTGAAGCGGGTCGCCGCGCGGCTGCACACCGAGGCGGAGTCCTGGTACGCGGACGTCACCGACCACGTGGCGATGGCGCGGGTGGCGGACGAGGTCAAGGAGCGGTTCGGGAAGGTCGACATCGTCGTCGCCAACGCGGGGGTCGCCTCCGGCGGGCCGTTCGTCGACTCCGATCCCGACGCGTGGCGCCGGGTCATCGAGGTCAACCTCATCGGCGGGGCCGTCACCGCGCGGGCGTTCCTGCCCGTCCTGATGGAGTCGCGCGGCTACTTCCTCCAGATCGCCTCGCTCGCGGCGATCACGCCGGCGCCGATGATGACGGCGTACTGCGCGTCCAAGTCCGGGGTCGAGGCGTTCGCGCACAGCCTGCGCGCGGAGGTCGGCTACAAGGGGGTGCGGGTCGGGGTCGGGTACCTGTCGTGGACGGATACGGACATGGTCCGGGGGGCGGACCAGGATGACGTGATGCGTGAGCTGCGCTCGCGGCTGCCGTGGCCGTCGAACCGCACGTATCCGCTCGGGCCGGCGGTCGACCGGATCGTCGCGGGGATCGAGCGGCGCTCGTCGCACGTGTACGCCCAGTGGTGGTTGCGGGGGATGCAGTCCGTGCGGGGGTACTTGCCGGGGGTCATCGGGGCGGTGGGGGCTCGGGAGATGCGGCGGTTCGAGCCGCGGCTCGGGTCGGTTTCGCGGGGGCTCGTCGGGGCGGGCGGCTCCGCCGACGAACAAGCGAGGCAGTCCCGCCTCTGA
- a CDS encoding S41 family peptidase: protein MSDDAAYLRFPHLHDDLLCFAAEDDLWVSPLVPAGHSPSRAWRVTVDRTKVGHPRFSPDGSTIAYTTWRSLDPEIHLAPVTGGPTRRLTYWGSSDARVCGWAPDGHILAVSSHGQPFSYFSWAYSVPTDGSPGGKLPWGPVSDIAVADVDGERRTLLLTGKPPHEPAAWKRYRGGATGRLWLHGERLLADIGGHLDAPMFVDGRIAFLSDHEGVGNLYSCLPDGSGLTRHTDHDAFYARHASSDGRRVVYQCAGDLWIVDALTPDSVPRKLDVRLGGPRAGRRSYQVPAANHVDALSVDTTGRASAVVVRGSLYWLTHRDGPARTIADTPGVRVRLPVMLGGGGQVAYVTDADGEDAVEIAFLPRASGERHPRRLAAGRLGRVQEMVSDPQGERLAIASNDGRLLLIDVAEEAAAVAAPTGATRAHFDTEPGAGAGAETGGDSGDGAPDAAGAPDVPRGAPAPVPSPASVAQVGEGEVTELIRSVNGPVRDLAFSPDGAWLTWSHPGIGRSLRQIKMARIAGPGARTVVDVTNGRFEDENPVFTSDGRYLAFLSWRGFDPVYDVHTGDLSFPLGCRPYLVPLNSATPSPFALSPDGRPAAGGLDPLDDSGDGTVTVEVEGLENRVTPFPVSASKYSALHPVAGGGLVWLRWPISGALGETFANPADTSGRPTLEHFNIAKARRTELVDHLDHFAISGDASRLVVVDEGELRAVPSTEPGDNDSTVYLDLRRILHEVDPGSEWRQAYDEAGRIIRSYFWEPNMCGIDWTAVLDQYRPLVERVASPDEFADLLREVLGELGTSHAYVTAARRNEGPPHYQRAQGLLGANLICRDGSWIIHRILPGDSSDSKARSPLAGTGIREGAALTHVDGRPVDPVAGPFPLLAGAGGTTVELTFRPAEGEGRSRRVAAVPLVDERPLRYQDWVAKRREVVRQLSGGKCGYLHIPDMGGSGWAQFNRDLRLEVSRPALIVDVRGNAGGHISELVVEKLTRRILGWDLTRDAQAVSYASNSPRGPVVALADEATSSDGDMITAAFRLLKLGPVVGQRTWGGVVGMTGRHVLGDGAVITVPMNAAWFDAYGWSVENHGVEPDLEILRTPLDWAEGRHAQLDDAVQLALDLLTTRPASTPPGYTTTPNRRRPQLPPREGEL from the coding sequence GTGAGTGACGACGCCGCGTACCTCAGGTTCCCGCATCTGCACGACGACTTGCTGTGCTTCGCCGCCGAGGACGACCTGTGGGTCTCCCCTCTGGTCCCGGCCGGGCACAGCCCCTCGCGCGCCTGGCGGGTGACCGTCGACCGCACCAAGGTCGGCCACCCCCGCTTCTCGCCCGACGGCAGCACGATCGCGTACACGACCTGGCGCAGCCTCGACCCGGAGATCCACCTCGCCCCGGTCACCGGCGGCCCGACGCGGCGCCTCACCTACTGGGGCTCGTCCGACGCCCGGGTGTGCGGCTGGGCGCCGGACGGCCACATCCTCGCGGTGTCCTCGCACGGCCAGCCGTTCTCGTACTTCTCCTGGGCCTACAGCGTGCCCACCGACGGCTCCCCCGGCGGCAAGCTCCCCTGGGGACCGGTCTCCGACATCGCCGTCGCCGACGTGGACGGCGAGCGCCGCACCCTGCTGCTCACCGGGAAGCCGCCGCACGAGCCGGCCGCCTGGAAGCGCTACCGCGGCGGCGCTACCGGCCGCCTGTGGCTGCACGGCGAACGGCTCCTCGCCGACATCGGAGGCCACCTGGACGCGCCGATGTTCGTGGACGGCCGCATCGCCTTCCTCTCCGACCACGAGGGCGTCGGCAATCTGTACTCCTGCCTGCCCGACGGCTCCGGCCTGACCCGGCACACCGACCACGACGCCTTCTACGCCCGGCACGCGTCCAGCGACGGGCGCCGCGTGGTCTACCAGTGCGCGGGCGACCTGTGGATCGTGGACGCCCTCACCCCCGACTCGGTGCCGCGCAAACTGGACGTCCGCCTGGGCGGGCCGCGCGCCGGGCGGCGCAGCTACCAGGTACCCGCCGCCAACCACGTCGACGCGCTGTCCGTCGACACCACCGGCCGGGCCAGCGCCGTCGTGGTGCGCGGCAGCCTGTACTGGCTCACCCACCGCGACGGCCCGGCCCGCACCATCGCCGACACCCCGGGCGTACGGGTGCGGCTGCCCGTGATGCTGGGCGGCGGCGGCCAGGTCGCCTACGTCACGGACGCGGACGGCGAGGACGCGGTCGAGATCGCCTTCCTGCCGCGCGCGAGCGGCGAACGTCACCCGCGACGCCTGGCGGCCGGCCGGCTCGGCCGGGTGCAGGAGATGGTCTCCGACCCGCAGGGCGAACGCCTGGCGATCGCCTCCAACGACGGCCGGCTCCTGCTCATCGACGTGGCCGAGGAGGCGGCGGCCGTCGCGGCGCCGACGGGAGCCACCCGCGCCCACTTCGACACGGAGCCGGGCGCGGGGGCCGGCGCGGAAACGGGCGGAGACAGCGGGGACGGCGCCCCCGACGCCGCCGGCGCCCCCGACGTCCCCCGGGGCGCCCCCGCACCCGTGCCCTCCCCCGCATCCGTGGCACAGGTCGGCGAGGGCGAGGTGACCGAGCTGATCCGGTCCGTCAACGGGCCCGTGCGCGACCTCGCCTTCTCCCCCGACGGGGCGTGGCTGACCTGGTCGCACCCGGGCATCGGCCGGTCGCTGCGCCAGATCAAGATGGCCCGGATCGCGGGGCCCGGCGCACGCACCGTCGTCGACGTCACCAACGGCCGCTTCGAGGACGAGAACCCGGTGTTCACCAGCGACGGCCGCTATCTGGCGTTCCTGTCCTGGCGCGGCTTCGACCCGGTGTACGACGTGCACACCGGCGACCTGTCCTTCCCGCTGGGCTGCCGCCCCTACCTCGTACCGCTCAACTCGGCGACCCCTTCGCCGTTCGCGCTCTCCCCGGACGGGCGGCCCGCGGCGGGCGGCCTCGACCCGCTGGACGATTCGGGCGACGGCACGGTGACGGTGGAGGTGGAGGGCCTGGAGAACCGGGTCACGCCGTTCCCGGTCTCCGCGTCCAAGTACTCGGCCCTGCACCCCGTCGCCGGCGGCGGCCTGGTCTGGCTGCGCTGGCCCATCTCGGGCGCGCTCGGCGAGACCTTCGCCAACCCGGCGGACACCTCGGGCCGCCCCACCCTCGAACACTTCAACATCGCGAAGGCGCGCAGGACCGAACTGGTGGACCACCTCGACCACTTCGCGATCAGCGGCGACGCCAGCCGGCTCGTCGTGGTCGACGAGGGCGAGCTGCGCGCGGTGCCCTCCACCGAGCCCGGCGACAACGACTCCACGGTCTACCTCGACCTGCGCCGCATCCTGCACGAGGTCGACCCGGGCTCGGAGTGGCGCCAGGCCTACGACGAGGCGGGCCGCATCATCCGCTCCTACTTCTGGGAGCCGAACATGTGCGGCATCGACTGGACGGCCGTCCTCGACCAGTACCGCCCGCTGGTCGAACGGGTCGCCTCCCCCGACGAGTTCGCGGACCTGCTGCGCGAGGTGCTCGGCGAACTGGGCACCTCGCACGCGTACGTCACCGCCGCCCGCCGCAACGAGGGTCCCCCGCACTACCAGCGCGCGCAGGGCCTGCTCGGCGCCAACCTGATCTGCCGGGACGGGAGTTGGATCATCCACCGCATCCTGCCCGGCGACTCCTCCGACTCCAAGGCGCGTTCGCCACTGGCGGGTACGGGCATCCGCGAGGGCGCGGCGCTGACGCATGTCGACGGTCGGCCGGTCGACCCCGTCGCGGGCCCCTTCCCCCTCCTCGCCGGCGCGGGCGGCACGACGGTCGAGCTGACGTTCCGCCCCGCCGAGGGCGAGGGCCGCTCGCGCCGGGTCGCGGCGGTCCCGCTGGTCGACGAACGCCCCCTGCGCTACCAGGACTGGGTGGCCAAACGCCGCGAAGTCGTACGGCAGTTGAGCGGCGGCAAGTGCGGCTATCTGCACATCCCCGACATGGGCGGCTCGGGCTGGGCCCAGTTCAACCGCGACCTGCGCCTGGAGGTCAGCCGCCCCGCCCTCATCGTGGACGTACGCGGCAACGCGGGCGGCCACATCAGCGAGCTCGTGGTGGAGAAGCTGACCCGGCGCATCCTCGGCTGGGACCTGACGCGGGACGCCCAGGCCGTCTCGTACGCCTCCAACTCCCCCCGGGGTCCGGTGGTCGCCCTCGCGGACGAGGCGACGTCCTCGGACGGCGACATGATCACGGCGGCGTTCCGGCTCCTGAAGCTGGGGCCAGTGGTGGGGCAGCGCACGTGGGGCGGGGTGGTGGGCATGACGGGCCGCCACGTGCTGGGGGACGGGGCGGTCATCACGGTGCCGATGAACGCGGCGTGGTTCGACGCGTACGGGTGGTCCGTGGAGAACCACGGGGTGGAGCCGGACCTGGAGATCCTGCGCACCCCGCTGGACTGGGCGGAGGGCCGCCACGCCCAGCTGGACGACGCGGTCCAACTGGCCCTGGACCTGCTGACCACCCGCCCGGCGTCCACACCCCCGGGCTACACAACCACCCCCAACCGCCGCCGCCCCCAACTCCCTCCGAGGGAGGGCGAGTTGTAA
- a CDS encoding TetR/AcrR family transcriptional regulator: MAGRLTPEREAELYEAVLDLLREVGYDALTMDAVATRTRSSKATLYRQWGNKPELVARALRHNKPVSLAEIDTGSLRGDFQAMVAREDDCQMEKDSALMRGLMRAVHDNPELHKALREVLIEPEITGLGTVLRRAVERGEVAADNRALPYVVHMMVGAFAARQFIEDRPVDQAFLADYFDAVVLPALGDPR, encoded by the coding sequence ATGGCGGGCAGGCTCACCCCGGAACGCGAGGCAGAGCTCTACGAAGCCGTGCTCGACCTGCTGCGCGAGGTCGGTTACGACGCCCTGACCATGGACGCCGTCGCCACCCGCACCCGTTCCAGCAAGGCCACCCTCTACCGCCAGTGGGGGAACAAGCCCGAGCTGGTCGCACGGGCGCTGCGGCACAACAAGCCGGTCAGTCTCGCCGAGATCGACACCGGCTCGCTGCGCGGCGACTTCCAGGCGATGGTCGCCCGCGAGGACGACTGTCAGATGGAGAAGGACTCCGCGCTGATGCGCGGCCTGATGCGGGCCGTGCACGACAACCCCGAGCTGCACAAGGCGCTGCGCGAGGTACTGATCGAGCCGGAGATCACCGGTCTCGGCACGGTCCTGCGGCGCGCGGTGGAACGCGGTGAGGTCGCCGCGGACAACCGCGCCCTCCCCTACGTCGTACACATGATGGTCGGCGCCTTCGCGGCCCGGCAGTTCATCGAGGACCGGCCGGTCGACCAGGCCTTCCTCGCCGACTACTTCGACGCCGTGGTCCTCCCCGCCCTCGGCGACCCCCGCTAG
- a CDS encoding MMPL family transporter: MATFLYRLGRFAFRRRRYVALVWVALLALAGFGAASATTATSSSFSIPGTEAQRAFDLLKERFPNQAADGATARIVFKAPAGQKMADPANKAAVEKTVSGLKSGSDQVGSVTDPFAAKAVSENGQGSVAYIQVSYKVNGMELTDDTRDALKKSGDEAKKSGLTVEIGGDALQAMPETGSGEIIGVVIAGLVLVITFGSLVAAGLPLLTAIIGVGIGVSTITALANVLDLGSTTSTLAMMIGLAVGIDYALFIVSRYRAELAEGREREEAAGRAVGTAGSAVVFAGLTVVIALVGLAVVNIPMLTKMGAAAAGTVVIAVLIALTLIPALLGFAGRRVLGRKARKAYDKGESAGESKPNMGTRWASFVLRKPVWVLLVGVIGLGAIALPASSLQMGLPDDGSQPTSTTQRRAYDTLSEGFGPGFNGPLMVVVDGKGSKDPQAAADRTVDAIKKLPDAGPVMPPMFNKGTGNDTATITVIPKSKPSSTQTEDLVHSIRDTSATLKTDTGAKLLVTGSTAMNIDFSQKMNDALLPYLALVVGLAFLLLMVVFRSVLVPLKAALGFLLSVVAALGAVVAVFQWGWLGSLFGVQQTGPIMSMMPIFMVGVVFGLAMDYEVFLVTRMREAYVHGERPGQAIVTGFKHGARVVTAAAIIMIAVFSGFIGSSEQMIKMIGFGLAIAVFFDAFVVRMAIVPAVLALLGAKAWWLPRWLDRVLPNVDVEGEGLRGQRADDADGDRELARV, translated from the coding sequence GTGGCCACGTTCCTCTACCGCCTCGGCAGGTTCGCCTTCCGGCGCCGCCGCTATGTCGCCCTGGTGTGGGTGGCGCTGCTCGCCCTCGCCGGCTTCGGCGCGGCCTCCGCCACCACCGCCACCTCCTCCTCCTTCTCGATCCCGGGCACCGAGGCGCAGCGCGCCTTCGACCTGCTCAAGGAGCGGTTCCCGAACCAGGCCGCCGACGGGGCGACCGCCCGGATCGTCTTCAAGGCGCCCGCCGGCCAGAAGATGGCCGACCCCGCCAACAAGGCCGCGGTCGAGAAGACCGTCTCCGGCCTGAAGTCGGGCTCCGACCAGGTCGGCTCGGTCACCGACCCGTTCGCCGCGAAGGCCGTGTCCGAGAACGGGCAGGGGTCCGTCGCGTACATCCAGGTCTCGTACAAGGTCAACGGGATGGAGCTGACCGACGACACCCGTGACGCGCTCAAGAAGAGCGGCGACGAGGCGAAGAAGTCCGGGCTCACCGTGGAGATCGGCGGTGACGCGCTCCAGGCCATGCCGGAGACCGGCTCCGGCGAGATCATCGGCGTGGTCATCGCCGGACTCGTCCTGGTGATCACCTTCGGCTCGCTCGTGGCGGCGGGGCTTCCGCTGCTCACCGCGATCATCGGTGTCGGCATCGGCGTCTCCACCATCACGGCGCTGGCCAACGTGCTCGACCTCGGCTCGACCACGTCCACGCTCGCGATGATGATCGGGCTCGCGGTCGGCATCGACTACGCGCTGTTCATCGTCTCGCGCTACCGGGCCGAGCTCGCCGAGGGCAGGGAACGCGAGGAAGCCGCGGGGCGGGCCGTGGGCACGGCCGGATCCGCGGTGGTGTTCGCCGGTCTGACCGTGGTCATCGCGCTCGTCGGGCTGGCCGTCGTGAACATTCCGATGCTCACCAAGATGGGCGCGGCCGCGGCCGGCACGGTCGTCATCGCCGTCCTCATCGCCCTCACCCTGATACCCGCGCTGCTCGGCTTCGCCGGCCGGCGCGTGCTCGGCCGCAAGGCCCGCAAGGCGTACGACAAGGGCGAGAGCGCGGGCGAGTCCAAGCCCAACATGGGCACCCGCTGGGCGAGCTTCGTGCTGCGCAAGCCGGTGTGGGTGCTGCTCGTCGGCGTGATCGGCCTCGGCGCGATCGCGCTGCCCGCGAGCTCGCTCCAGATGGGTCTGCCGGACGACGGCTCCCAGCCGACCTCCACCACCCAGCGCCGCGCCTACGACACCCTCTCCGAGGGCTTCGGGCCCGGCTTCAACGGGCCGCTCATGGTCGTCGTCGACGGCAAGGGCAGCAAGGACCCGCAGGCCGCGGCCGACCGGACGGTCGACGCGATCAAGAAGCTCCCGGACGCCGGTCCTGTGATGCCCCCGATGTTCAACAAGGGCACCGGCAACGACACGGCGACCATCACGGTCATCCCGAAGTCCAAGCCGTCCTCGACGCAGACCGAGGACCTCGTCCACTCGATCCGGGACACCAGCGCCACGCTGAAGACGGACACCGGCGCGAAGCTCCTGGTCACCGGCTCGACCGCGATGAACATCGACTTCTCGCAGAAGATGAACGACGCGCTGCTGCCCTACCTGGCGCTCGTCGTCGGCCTGGCCTTCCTGCTCCTGATGGTGGTCTTCCGTTCGGTCCTGGTCCCGTTGAAGGCGGCTCTCGGCTTCCTGCTCTCGGTGGTCGCGGCCCTCGGTGCGGTCGTCGCGGTCTTCCAGTGGGGCTGGCTCGGCTCGCTGTTCGGCGTGCAGCAGACCGGCCCGATCATGTCGATGATGCCGATCTTCATGGTGGGCGTGGTCTTCGGCCTCGCGATGGACTACGAGGTCTTCCTGGTCACGCGGATGCGCGAGGCGTACGTCCACGGCGAGCGGCCGGGGCAGGCGATCGTCACCGGGTTCAAGCACGGCGCCCGGGTGGTCACCGCCGCCGCCATCATCATGATCGCGGTCTTCTCCGGCTTCATCGGCTCCAGCGAGCAGATGATCAAGATGATCGGCTTCGGCCTGGCGATCGCGGTCTTCTTCGACGCGTTCGTCGTCCGCATGGCGATCGTGCCCGCGGTGCTCGCGCTGCTCGGCGCGAAGGCCTGGTGGCTGCCGCGCTGGCTGGACCGGGTGCTGCCCAACGTCGACGTCGAGGGCGAGGGCCTGCGCGGGCAGCGGGCCGACGACGCCGACGGCGACCGCGAACTGGCGCGGGTCTGA
- a CDS encoding SsgA family sporulation/cell division regulator, producing the protein MSPAVEDHAEDHTAGRSVEDHARARVVTDAPLSNPVPVAMRYDPADTSGAVCFAFPGGNEWIFPRSLLESGLRAPASRGDVSVWPCGRAQTVLEFHSPDGVAVVQFDSSPLVRFLRHTYATDARAAPSPAGRRP; encoded by the coding sequence ATGTCCCCCGCAGTCGAGGACCACGCCGAGGACCACACCGCCGGCCGCTCCGTGGAGGATCACGCGCGGGCCCGTGTCGTCACGGACGCCCCGCTCTCCAATCCCGTCCCCGTCGCCATGCGCTACGACCCCGCCGACACCTCGGGTGCGGTCTGCTTCGCCTTCCCCGGCGGCAACGAGTGGATCTTCCCGCGCTCGCTGCTCGAATCGGGCCTGCGCGCCCCGGCCAGCCGGGGCGACGTGAGCGTCTGGCCGTGCGGCCGGGCCCAGACGGTGCTCGAATTCCACTCGCCGGACGGAGTGGCGGTGGTCCAGTTCGACAGCTCGCCCCTGGTCCGCTTCCTGCGCCACACCTACGCCACCGACGCACGGGCCGCGCCGTCCCCGGCGGGCCGCCGGCCCTGA
- a CDS encoding energy-coupling factor ABC transporter permease, with protein sequence MHVPDGFINAPVSAVTGVVAAAAVAISLRGARRELGGDPHALSGGGEKTAPLAGLVAAFIFAVQMLNFPVAAGTSGHLLGGALAAILVGPYTGVLCVSVVLLMQGILFADGGLTALGVNITDMAITTTVVAYVVFRALVKVLPRTRRSVTVASFVAALLSVPAAALVFTAIYALGGTTDVPIGKVLTAMVGVHILIGIGEAVITALTVGAVIAVRPDLVYGARGLTAPLKLRVGGELVDAPAAPAPAAARTGSTRKVWGIGIVTALLLAGFVSFYASASPDGLEKVAHDKGIDAKTTQHASSDSPLADYSVKDVGDARLAGGLAGVIGVGVTVAVGSGVFWAVRRRRTESKPTAAERTPEAV encoded by the coding sequence ATGCACGTACCCGATGGATTCATCAACGCACCTGTATCGGCGGTCACAGGCGTGGTCGCCGCCGCCGCCGTCGCCATCAGCCTGCGCGGCGCGCGGCGCGAGCTCGGCGGCGACCCCCACGCGCTGAGCGGCGGCGGAGAGAAGACGGCGCCGCTCGCGGGCCTGGTCGCCGCGTTCATCTTCGCGGTGCAGATGCTGAACTTCCCCGTCGCGGCCGGCACCAGCGGACACCTGCTGGGCGGCGCGCTCGCCGCGATACTCGTCGGCCCCTACACGGGCGTGCTGTGCGTGTCCGTCGTCCTGCTCATGCAGGGCATCCTCTTCGCCGACGGCGGCCTCACCGCGCTCGGCGTCAACATCACCGACATGGCGATCACGACCACCGTCGTCGCCTACGTCGTCTTCCGCGCCCTGGTCAAGGTGCTGCCCCGCACCCGCCGCTCGGTGACCGTCGCCTCCTTCGTGGCCGCGCTGCTCTCCGTGCCGGCCGCGGCCCTCGTCTTCACCGCGATCTACGCACTCGGCGGCACCACCGACGTCCCGATCGGCAAGGTGCTCACCGCGATGGTCGGCGTGCACATCCTCATCGGCATCGGCGAAGCCGTCATCACCGCGCTCACCGTGGGCGCGGTCATCGCGGTCCGCCCCGACCTCGTGTACGGCGCCCGCGGCCTGACCGCGCCGCTCAAGCTGCGCGTCGGCGGCGAACTCGTCGACGCGCCGGCCGCACCCGCCCCCGCCGCGGCCCGCACCGGGTCCACCCGCAAGGTGTGGGGCATCGGCATCGTCACCGCCCTGCTGCTCGCCGGCTTCGTGTCTTTCTACGCCTCGGCCAGCCCCGACGGCCTGGAGAAGGTCGCCCACGACAAGGGCATCGACGCCAAGACCACCCAGCACGCCTCGTCCGACTCCCCGCTCGCCGACTACTCCGTCAAGGACGTCGGCGACGCCCGCCTGGCCGGCGGCCTCGCCGGAGTGATCGGCGTCGGCGTCACGGTGGCGGTCGGCAGCGGCGTGTTCTGGGCGGTGCGCAGGCGCCGCACCGAGTCGAAGCCCACCGCCGCCGAACGCACCCCGGAAGCCGTCTGA
- the cbiQ gene encoding cobalt ECF transporter T component CbiQ, with product MGAGHSHRLYRHGHSPVHDLPPHCKLAAVFLFVVVVVSTPREAMWAFALYAVLLAAVAGAARITAGYLLKRLLIEIPFVAFAVLMPFVVPGEQVHVLGLSLSESGLWGAWNVLAKGTLGVAASVILASTTELRALLLGLQRLRLPPLLVQIASFMIRYGDVITDEMRRMSIARRSRGFEARGVRSWGVLAKSAGALFIRSYERGERVHLAMVSRGYAGTMPVIDEVTATGTQWTRAVALPGAALVVCLLGWTL from the coding sequence ATGGGAGCGGGCCACTCCCACCGGCTGTACCGGCACGGCCACTCGCCGGTCCACGACCTGCCCCCGCACTGCAAGCTCGCCGCGGTGTTCCTGTTCGTGGTCGTCGTCGTGTCCACGCCGCGCGAGGCGATGTGGGCCTTCGCGCTGTACGCCGTGCTGCTCGCCGCCGTGGCGGGCGCGGCCCGCATCACGGCCGGCTACCTCCTCAAGCGGCTGCTCATCGAGATCCCGTTCGTGGCGTTCGCGGTGCTCATGCCGTTCGTCGTGCCCGGCGAGCAGGTGCACGTGCTCGGCCTCTCGCTCAGCGAGAGCGGGCTGTGGGGCGCCTGGAACGTGCTCGCCAAGGGCACGCTCGGCGTCGCGGCGTCCGTGATCCTCGCCTCCACCACCGAACTGCGCGCGCTCCTTCTCGGCCTCCAGCGCCTGCGGCTGCCCCCGCTGCTCGTCCAGATCGCCTCGTTCATGATCCGGTACGGGGACGTCATCACCGACGAGATGCGCCGGATGTCCATCGCCCGCCGCTCCCGCGGCTTCGAGGCGCGGGGCGTGCGCTCCTGGGGCGTCCTCGCGAAGTCGGCGGGCGCGCTCTTCATCCGCTCCTACGAGCGCGGCGAACGCGTCCACCTCGCGATGGTCAGCCGCGGGTACGCCGGCACGATGCCGGTCATCGACGAGGTGACGGCGACCGGAACCCAGTGGACGCGGGCGGTCGCCCTGCCGGGGGCGGCGCTGGTGGTGTGTCTGCTGGGGTGGACACTGTGA